From Bradysia coprophila strain Holo2 unplaced genomic scaffold, BU_Bcop_v1 contig_324, whole genome shotgun sequence, the proteins below share one genomic window:
- the LOC119079688 gene encoding cytosolic non-specific dipeptidase-like has protein sequence MDSNLIKIFKYIDKYQEHMLDDLRKIISFKSISGSYEHQNEMQEMIRWTEARLKSLKPSYCERFDIGSHTFNGRTFKLPYVIFATFGNDPKKTTVLIHCGVDVKDSDLSGWTTDPWSLVKSNRDLVGRGVYKGKTQFISWLHILEAFRKQDLVLPVNFKFLIEGMSQMNSIGLEDLLWTERTRFFRDIDFICVNDMEWLNSTNPCIGFGCCGISQFELICTETRKDIDPFVMIDSVIKSISDDKGNISIPKFDDDV, from the coding sequence AtggattcaaatttaattaagatCTTCAAATACATTGACAAATATCAGGAGCATATGCTGGATGATCttcggaaaataatttcattcaaatcaaTATCCGGTTCATACGAACACCAAAATGAAATGCAAGAAATGATTCGATGGACAGAGGCTCGTCTCAAGTCACTAAAACCTAGCTACTGTGAACGGTTTGATATCGGAAGTCATACATTCAATGGAAGAACATTCAAGTTGCCGTACGTAATTTTCGCTACTTTCGGCAATGATCCGAAGAAAACGACCGTTCTGATCCATTGTGGAGTTGATGTGAAAGACAGTGATCTCAGTGGTTGGACGACAGACCCATGGTCTCTTGTTAAAAGTAATCGAGACCTGGTGGGTCGTGGCGTGTACAAAGGGAAAACTCAATTTATCAGTTGGTTGCACATTTTGGAGGCGTTTCGGAAGCAAGACCTTGTACTACCagtcaatttcaaatttctaaTCGAAGGCATGTCCCAAATGAATTCAATCGGTTTGGAGGACTTGTTGTGGACGGAGCGGACTCGTTTCTTTAGAGACATCGATTTTATATGCGTTAACGATATGGAATGGTTGAATAGCACAAATCCCTGCATTGGATTCGGTTGTTGTGGCATTAGTCAGTTTGAGCTTATTTGTACGGAGACTAGGAAGGATATTGATCCCTTTGTCATGATCGATTCAGTTATCAAGTCAATTTCGGATGACAAAGGCAACATTTCGATTCCGAAATTCGATGACGATGTTTGA